The Lolium perenne isolate Kyuss_39 chromosome 6, Kyuss_2.0, whole genome shotgun sequence genome segment ACGGCAACCTGGAGCTCTCCTCGGACAGCAACCTAGAGCTCTCCTCGGACAGCAACCTGGAGTTTTCCTTGGACAAGACCTGCAGTGCACCAAATCGGAATAAAACGGTCAAGCTCGAGTGTGGAGGGCAGGAGAAGAAGGGGAAGCTTGTGTCACTTTTttttgtgtagaatttctgactcTTTTTTTTTAGAACTTCGGAAGGGATAGAATTTCTGACTCAAATCTATTTGCATACAAAATATGGTCTGCTTTGGTCATTCGTATGTTGTAACAGCATGCTCTGCTTAACTAGTTGTACTTTTTCTGGTTAAATCAATTACTGTACAAGAAAGATTATTTTGTGTTTCTCTTGGCTGGACGGAAAGAAATAGGAAGGAACAAGGAGTGAGGTGTTTCGACGGTATGAGCAGCAGATAAGATGATTGAATTCAACTAGGTGGACATCCAAACATAAATTTAGAATTGACTACTCACATGATTCCATCTAGTAATACCGTGCACAACCAAACTTCTGAATTGGAATTTGAGTTCATTTCAATACAGTAGCTGATTTGGTATTGAGCTCAATTTAATTCCACGCCCCCAAATGTCAGACATCCAAACAGAGGGTTATATATTGTTCATTTGCAAACGGTTTCTACAATTGGGGGCGCAAACGGTTTCCACAATTGGGGCACCAAATCGCCTCTGGTTTCCCGGCCGGCCAGCCACGCACCAGTACAAACCAGGGGCGGGCTCAGCTCAATTCAAGGGTATTCAGATGAATACCCATTATTTTTGGCAAAACATTTTGTATATATACGGTACGTATGAGGTACTACTTTCTGTATTTGGCTTATTTTCAGCGCATGTGCACGGTACGTGTGCTCCTCACGCGCTGCAGCGTAGAGGACTCCTGCGATCAAACCACGTCCAGGCGAAAACCTAACAGCTTCCCGCAAGAATTAGCCCAACTAAAAAACACCATGGGATCCTACCACTGAGGAAAAACTCAGAAGAGGCATCGAAGCATAGCTAGTAACGCACCGAGGCCTGATTTCACTAAAGAAAACTCTCGCCTAATCGTCTCTAGCTTTCCACGCTGAGCAAGAAATAAGCTTCTAAGTTCGCGATGTCTGTAGTAGTAAGATAAAGAAGCCTCACAAACAACAAATAAGTACAAGAAATTGTAGGACTTCATGTTTTGGATTTTCTAACCAAATTTTGGCGAAAAAATTATTGACTTTGAATACCCATTGTCGAAATCCTGCGCCCGCCCCTGGTACAAACACGTACAAGAGAGAAGGAGGGGAcggggaggaagagggaggaagaaggaggtaCCGCAGACGGCTTAGGGCGGAGgaagaggtggcggcggcgggcagcTGCGGCGGCGGGCAGCTGCAGCGGCGACACCGGCGGGTGGGCGACGGCGGTTGGGCGCAGTGTGCGACGGCCGCGAGCGGGTCGGCGATCTGCGAGCGCGGCCGCAAGCAGGTCGGCGGTCTGCGAGCGCGGCCGCAAGCAGGTCGGCGGCGCGTGGAGGCGAGCGGGTGGGCGGCGCGTGGAGGCGCGAGCGGGtgtgcgcggcggcggcggccagcagGCGGGAGGAGAGGGCGGGCGGTTTTCTGAGATATTGGGGATTTGGGGATTTGGGGATTAGGGTATGTCGCTCGCCGCGTCACAATTTCATTCACGCGCCACAATTTCATTCACGCGCCACAATTTCCCTCCCGCGCGGCGCCAATAATTTCGCTCCCACGTGCCTAATTGTGCCGGCAGATGAGGTGCCTTCAATGCATCTGTTCCGGCAGTTTCCCCGCCATGACTTGCGCCGGCAGTTAATTGCCCTTGATCCAAAATCTTTGGCGGCAGTTCACCTGCCACCTTGCTTCTATTCCGGCAGTAAGCTTGTACTAGCAGTTAAATTGCCTCCGTAAGTCAACTTTTCCCGGCAGTTGTTtgcctccatgcttggtccatcatgtAGTGCATGGCGCAAGGGAGAGAGGAGACCGCCGGCCTTCAGCGCCGGTTCCGCTGAGAGAGGATGCTGGAGCTCCACCCCCAATCCAATCCCGCCGCTCCGCCAGCGACCACGCGCATGCCTTTTCTCCACCTGAGAGAGGGGGCCGACCACGGGGATGGCTGCCTCTTCCTCCACCGCGCCGCTAGCGGGAAGAAAAGGAGATCCCCGAACTCCTCATCGACGCCATCAACCGACTCAGGAGCATGTCATGCAGCTCGGTAGGTAGCATGGTGACCAGAGAGGGCGACGTGGAGGATGGCAATGGGGAAGAAAAGAGGATGTGAGAGAAGAAGACACGTGCAAAGCGACCGCCCTACCGCTTCAATGGGGAAATAGTAGACACCGCTTGGACCGAACCATCCAGATCGATGACGCGTGGTTGCTCGGCGAGCATGGTTAGTCGCCTCGAGGAGAAATATCTGGATGGCTCGATGGCCTTTCACCGAGCCCGGCCTTTTGACTGTGTACAATCTGGAGAAGAAAAAAACCGAGCGTACGCGTCGATCGCTAATTGGAGGAAACTGTGCGTGAACAGTACTCAAAACGCTAAAATTTCAGCAGATGGGGTTACCTTTTATATAGGTAATAATAAATCCACCACAAGCAGCAGTCTCTTCTTTCTTAAAACTTATCTATGCTTTGTCTCTTATATCATCATTAGTGTTCCTCTTCAAACGATAAATGCCATCAACAATAAAATCCTCCTCCCGCACTGTATTCCTAGTTAATTGTGAGATGAGGATCGAATTGAACTGAGATCACGATGGAAGAGGATCCAGCTGGTATTTACTGGGCCGAGATGTATGATTGGCTTTTGAGTATGCAGGCCTCATTTTTCCTTGGACCCAACACGAGACCTCAGCCCACACCAACAGGTCGCATTCTTTCCCATCACTCGGAGGCGGAGAAGGAGAATACAAGGCCGGCGGCGACGATGGGCAGCGGCGAGGGTTCCTCCGCCTCCTCAGGAGCCCGATTTCTTGTCTAGAAGaggcgggagaagaaggagaagcggAGGCAGCGGCGAGGACGAAGagaagcggaggaggaagaagaagccatCGCCGGTCCGCCCCCACGTCaagcgccgcccgccgccgccaccgccaccgccctcacCACCGTGGACGAGCGCAACCGCACCACCGCGTACGCCCTCACCGGGGACGGCAGGTCAACCTTGTTCCTCGCTCCGCCTCCGAGCGTCTCCTGCTTCGTCCTCCCACTCCCCCTTCTTTCACTCATTTAGATCCACTCTGATTCTATCCGACTAGAACTCcgccccctcccctcccctcccgatTGATTCTCTGAGTCCAGCTCCCCGTTTTGAACATCACCTACATCGACAGGAAGCAGATATCCTCTTCTGGAAAAATCTTGATCGAGGACGAAAGGATCCATGTCCATGAAGCGCTATCTGGAAGCCTCCCTGCGGCTGCCGGCTCCGGGGCCCAAACTCAGCAATGATTGCACCGTGGAAGAAGCCCTCGTCGACACATCCGCCTACATCGTCGACGAGCAGAACAACACCACCGCCTCTTCGCTGACCAGGGACGGCAGGGAGGTGCAGGTGAGCTTCTTCCTCGCCCAGCCGCCGGGCGTCTCCCATTTCTGCGTAGCCTGCACCGCCAACACACCCACCGAGTTCAGCTCGGAGCCTAGGCTGGTCGCGTCAGAGGGTAACCTCGCCCTACTTCTCCTGGCGCACGGCTCTCACCGCTCCAACCAGGACTACTACGTCTACCGGGCCCCTCTCGCATTCGACACAGCGCCGCCGGTGCTGGAGAAGGTCTGCCATCCAGGGCCAACCCTGTTCCTTCACACTGTCTCATACTActtccataatgaggaggttggctTCCTGCGCTACCGCGCCAACTGCCCCGATGGCCATCACCAAAGCTGCGGTGACAACTTGGACGCATACAAGATCGCCGCACTTCGTACCCATGATCTGAAACCCCGAATGAGTCGCTACAATCTCTACACGTACGACTCTCAGAGTAATACTTGGGACCGCAAGGTTGCTGTCTTGGCGGACCAGCAGTTTGAGGACCAGCTTGCAGCACATGAGAGCTCTGTGGTGATAAACATCGGAGGAGATGTTGGCACCATGGGCTGGATTGACCTTGAGCGCGGCATCATCCTCTGTGATGTGTTGGGAGGCATGGAGGACACCCCCACCAGCCGGCTGGTTCGCTACATCCCGCTGCCCGACGCTGGGCCAGTTAAGAAGAAAAACATTCTGCGTGGCACTTCACGGCGTTATAGGACTGTTGCAGCAGTCCATGGTCGCATTGAGTATGTTGAGGTGCAGATCCACGTCAGGCCAGGCCCTCGCCCAAAGCGGCTTCATGGCACCTACTTCTCAGCTGGCTGGACGGTTGTCAGGTGGAGCACGACGGCAGCAGCTGGCAGGTCCGGCTGGCACATGCACTCTAAGCTTAGGTCTTCCCGTATCACCGTCCCAGCGGACATGGCAGCATTGCTGCCTACATTGCCAAGGGACATTGATGAAGACGCCACAACATTGGAGAGGCTCCACATTGGCCACCCCACAATCAGCTTGTCTGAGGACAGTGACATTGTCTACTTCATGGCCAAGATCGATGAGATGGAGAAGGATGCATGGGTGATCGCTGTGGACACGAAGAAGAAGGTGCTGAAAGGAGTGACCGAATTCACACCACGGTGTGTGTACAGCATGGAGTCCACTTACATCCCCACTACCATCTCCAAGTATCTTACTCCAGCTCGTACAGAGGTTGTTGACATATAAAGACCAGTGATGTTGTTTTACGATGGATCCTCTGCAAAGAAGCTGCTGCCTGTGAGCCATTTTACCAGATATGGAAGCGCATCTGTACAGAACCTGCAGAATGCCCAAGTGGAACGAGGGGATGGAGAAGGGAATGTTGTGGTTTCGTTGTTTTTTGTTTCAACCTCTGGTAAACTTTGCTGCACAAGTAGACATTGCCTACAAACAGTACGTCCTGCTTGGATGGCTAATTTTTTGTCCAATTCCAGTGTATTAAACGGTACTGAATTTCTTTCCAGCCTTCCAGGCTGGCCCTTGAAAGAGGCATTTGGATAGCCGGTAAATGTCTGGGTAATTACGAGATATTGGGATATTAGTGACACGTTTTTATGCCTTATTTTGCCCTTGAGGATAATTACCTTTTTAAGATTATGCTCACTACCACTTTGTTCATGCTTAAGTTTAGTTATTACTACTACTTTTTTTAACATGCAAATGATATTGAAGAGTGCTTTTGTAATGGCATTCATTTGGATGATGTTTCCTTTCAGTAAAAATTCTAGAGTTCTTTATCCAGTGGTATTATTCCTTAAATCTGTAGATCATCCAGTGATATACTGATATTTGTACCTCATTTTTTTTATTGTGCAACAAAATTTGCAGCTGCTGTCTGCTGGCATAGTCTTCCTTGAGCACCAGCTTCATTACATAAATGCTACCAGTCTAGATTTTGTCCATTGATTTGTGATTGATAGCAGTGTATTTTCCACTCGTAGTACTGTAACCGAGATAGGATGGGTGGAGTATTATGGCTATAATCAACTTCATCTGTGATTGATAGTAGTGTTCCAAATAATGAGATTATTCAACGTATTTCTTTTCAATTTTGGTGTGCACAGTTGTTCTTGGCAAACTGTAAAATATGCGCGTAAAAATGACTTGTATTATGGTAATGCACCTTGATTTATGATTACGAGCCTTTGTTCCCCTTTTTGAGCTTTGAAAGATCGGATAGGTCATGTTGTAAGAGGAGGGGTTGGGATTGGAGATGCAGATTCAGGTTTTCCACCCCTGTCCCCTTTCTCTTTTACTTATATTGGATTACAATCGA includes the following:
- the LOC127307998 gene encoding uncharacterized protein; protein product: MSMKRYLEASLRLPAPGPKLSNDCTVEEALVDTSAYIVDEQNNTTASSLTRDGREVQVSFFLAQPPGVSHFCVACTANTPTEFSSEPRLVASEGNLALLLLAHGSHRSNQDYYVYRAPLAFDTAPPVLEKVCHPGPTLFLHTVSYYFHNEEVGFLRYRANCPDGHHQSCGDNLDAYKIAALRTHDLKPRMSRYNLYTYDSQSNTWDRKVAVLADQQFEDQLAAHESSVVINIGGDVGTMGWIDLERGIILCDVLGGMEDTPTSRLVRYIPLPDAGPVKKKNILRGTSRRYRTVAAVHGRIEYVEVQIHVRPGPRPKRLHGTYFSAGWTVVRWSTTAAAGRSGWHMHSKLRSSRITVPADMAALLPTLPRDIDEDATTLERLHIGHPTISLSEDSDIVYFMAKIDEMEKDAWVIAVDTKKKVLKGVTEFTPRCVYSMESTYIPTTISKYLTPARTEVVDI